The following proteins are co-located in the Candidatus Hydrogenedentota bacterium genome:
- a CDS encoding V-type ATPase 116kDa subunit family protein, with protein sequence MAIDPMMKLAILCPISDGQRLLRTLYGLGTVEVTDVKEHEEAAGDHLERPQVSTEEIDQVLQKIHLLLGLIDTLAPEKKGFVAGLAPVPLVIEPGELDEVRKNFDLEGYYVRAHDLDAAYRHAERRIGEIQNLLKELLPYESSPLHVGDLAKTRYTRVLFGEMPLANLAAVCADDRAPETLVVERLYEGRYYREGAPPPADSGNPKEPVPVLAAFPVKDQDAARGALSRHGFTEVALPTVPGTVRDRIRELRLDRTSLEEEIADIRAGAQELAQHRRQILILKAFWDSRKNLATARLKSAHGRWVQVVTGYVREKDVEQLKEALKEHERAELVLTKPSPDEVVPISISLPKSVRPVRMLVDLFGLPAYTAFDPSPFIIFGFFLFFGMCFGDVGYGLMLLVISGYIMLRTKAYEGLYNFGKLLFMASIPTIIFGFIFGSCFGDLYKAAYLGEGNLLEKVFRMTTLVDPVENPVVVLVMALVIGVCNQFYAIGLKVYGHVKQGDKATAVYDGVLWLIALPGFILLVCRMFATLPSWVNTLGLVLFGVGALGLILTQGRDVRNPVGRFLTGVLSLYGIVGSYGITAFIGDTMSYCRLLALGLTTSIVAMSFNMIAGMVRESLGVVPFILVLILVHMFNFLISVMGAFVHSMRLILVEFFGRFYEGGAKPFAPLGFDSDAAILRRE encoded by the coding sequence ATGGCTATCGATCCCATGATGAAGTTGGCGATTCTCTGCCCGATAAGCGATGGGCAGAGACTTCTTCGTACGCTTTACGGCCTGGGCACTGTCGAAGTGACCGATGTCAAAGAACACGAAGAAGCTGCGGGAGACCACTTGGAGCGTCCCCAGGTATCGACTGAGGAGATAGACCAGGTTCTCCAGAAGATCCATCTTTTGCTCGGGCTGATCGACACGCTGGCCCCGGAGAAGAAGGGATTCGTGGCTGGCCTTGCCCCGGTGCCCCTCGTGATAGAGCCTGGGGAATTGGACGAGGTCCGCAAGAACTTCGACTTGGAAGGGTACTACGTCCGCGCCCATGATCTTGATGCGGCGTACCGGCATGCTGAACGGCGCATCGGCGAAATCCAGAACTTGCTCAAGGAATTGCTCCCCTACGAGTCCTCGCCGCTGCATGTGGGGGACCTCGCAAAAACGCGTTACACGCGAGTTCTCTTCGGAGAAATGCCCCTTGCCAATCTTGCGGCCGTCTGCGCGGATGACAGGGCCCCTGAAACCCTCGTTGTCGAGCGCCTGTATGAAGGCCGCTACTATCGTGAAGGCGCCCCGCCGCCGGCCGATTCAGGAAATCCCAAAGAACCGGTTCCCGTTCTCGCCGCGTTCCCCGTGAAAGACCAGGACGCTGCCCGGGGTGCTCTCTCGCGGCATGGCTTTACTGAGGTTGCCCTGCCGACGGTACCGGGAACCGTGCGCGACCGGATTCGTGAGTTGAGGCTGGACCGAACGTCCCTTGAGGAGGAGATTGCTGATATCCGGGCCGGCGCTCAGGAATTGGCGCAGCACCGCAGGCAAATCCTCATTCTCAAGGCATTCTGGGATAGCCGCAAGAACCTCGCGACAGCCCGCCTCAAGAGTGCCCATGGCCGCTGGGTTCAGGTTGTGACCGGCTACGTCCGCGAAAAAGACGTCGAGCAATTGAAGGAGGCGCTCAAGGAACACGAAAGGGCGGAACTGGTCTTGACGAAGCCTTCCCCCGATGAGGTGGTGCCGATAAGCATTTCGCTGCCGAAAAGCGTGCGTCCCGTCCGCATGCTCGTGGACCTTTTCGGGCTTCCGGCGTATACGGCCTTCGATCCCTCGCCCTTCATCATATTTGGGTTCTTTCTCTTCTTCGGGATGTGTTTTGGCGACGTGGGATACGGCCTGATGCTCCTCGTAATCAGCGGATACATCATGTTGCGAACCAAAGCTTACGAGGGCCTGTACAACTTTGGAAAGCTGCTCTTCATGGCCAGTATTCCCACCATTATCTTCGGATTCATCTTTGGTTCCTGTTTCGGGGACCTGTACAAGGCAGCGTACCTTGGCGAGGGCAACCTTCTTGAGAAGGTGTTCCGTATGACCACCCTGGTGGACCCCGTCGAGAACCCCGTGGTGGTCCTCGTAATGGCACTCGTGATTGGCGTATGCAATCAGTTTTACGCCATCGGGCTGAAGGTTTATGGCCATGTGAAACAGGGTGACAAAGCGACCGCCGTATACGACGGGGTCCTCTGGCTGATTGCTCTCCCTGGATTCATTCTGCTGGTATGCAGGATGTTCGCGACATTGCCCTCATGGGTCAATACTCTCGGGCTCGTACTTTTTGGCGTGGGCGCGCTCGGCCTCATCCTTACCCAGGGCCGCGACGTGCGCAACCCTGTGGGCCGTTTCTTGACCGGCGTCTTGAGCCTGTACGGCATCGTGGGAAGCTACGGCATCACCGCGTTCATCGGCGACACGATGTCCTACTGCCGTCTTCTGGCTCTTGGGCTTACGACGTCCATCGTGGCCATGTCGTTCAACATGATTGCCGGCATGGTTCGCGAGTCGTTGGGCGTTGTGCCGTTCATTTTAGTGTTGATTCTCGTGCATATGTTCAATTTCCTCATTAGCGTAATGGGCGCGTTCGTGCATTCGATGCGTCTGATTCTGGTTGAGTTCTTTGGACGGTTCTACGAAGGCGGCGCGAAGCCGTTTGCCCCGCTGGGTTTTGACTCGGATGCCGCTATCCTTCGGAGGGAATAG
- a CDS encoding dihydrodipicolinate synthase family protein has translation MNRDRAAIRASLTGPIASISTPFTRDGAIDFSALRVIVDFSIDAGSPAMLLTYGDSLYSLLTDEEVAEVTRVVARHTAGRALVVAADRMWAVPKEIEFARYARDAGADVVMVLPPDWAQSCTLETLIEHYTAVAREIPVMAVTNYLGQRPIEFGIELMLRLAAIPGMVAVKDDVCGEFAQRLGQELYGKL, from the coding sequence ATGAATCGCGATCGTGCAGCTATTCGTGCTTCGTTGACGGGGCCTATCGCGTCCATTTCAACGCCATTTACCAGGGATGGCGCCATTGATTTCTCCGCGTTGCGTGTCATTGTTGATTTCTCGATTGATGCGGGAAGCCCAGCGATGCTGCTCACGTACGGCGATAGTCTGTACAGTCTGCTGACGGACGAGGAAGTGGCCGAGGTTACCCGCGTCGTCGCCAGGCACACCGCCGGGAGGGCTCTCGTGGTAGCGGCAGACCGCATGTGGGCCGTGCCCAAAGAAATCGAGTTTGCACGGTATGCCCGCGACGCTGGCGCAGACGTGGTGATGGTGTTGCCGCCGGACTGGGCCCAATCCTGTACCCTCGAGACCCTTATCGAGCACTACACGGCCGTGGCACGGGAAATCCCTGTGATGGCCGTCACGAATTATCTTGGCCAGCGCCCCATCGAATTTGGAATCGAACTCATGTTGAGACTGGCCGCAATCCCCGGTATGGTGGCCGTAAAAGACGACGTTTGCGGCGAGTTTGCACAGCGCCTCGGCCAGGAGCTCTACGGCAAGCT
- a CDS encoding sodium/solute symporter (Members of the Solute:Sodium Symporter (SSS), TC 2.A.21 as described in tcdb.org, catalyze solute:Na+ symport. Known solutes for members of the family include sugars, amino acids, nucleosides, inositols, vitamins, urea or anions, depending on the system.), whose product MQGFTWIDTAVLLAYLVGIATLGSVLGRGQKDVGDYFLGGRTFHWLPIALSVIATDLSAITYMGSPALAFEKDLRYMLVVFTTPIAVLVTVPIIVTVFYRMQIFTIYEYLERRYGIFLRVLASVLFLAMRGGWLATAIFVPSLALSVVANANMTVCIFGMGLFATFYAAVGGFKGVIWCDVVQFFILVGGVIIAGAVILIDFHGDVAGIWAIAAEQGRTRTFDFDYRLVAEYTFWSVMAGGLVSYMSAAGADQVTVQRYLSARSMSVALKSAVAQSLIVIPVVVPMFLVGTFLVAYYAKHPDMMQSLLALDPGNPTKAMDRVLPHFVVNGLPAGIGGLVIAGIMAATMSSLDAGMNSLATVAVMDYYKRFFHRDWKSDRHYLWVSRGATVFFGVSATIAALYVDQLGTIIEIIGKISSLIVGPLVAMFFLGVLTKRANEVGVFLGTLLGLGFTAWVANRTHVFWSWYGPAGLLSSAVSGYVFSLVWNAVSGRAMFEPESLFEK is encoded by the coding sequence ATGCAGGGGTTCACATGGATCGACACCGCGGTGCTCCTGGCCTATCTGGTTGGAATCGCGACGCTGGGGAGCGTGCTCGGACGGGGCCAGAAGGATGTCGGCGATTACTTTCTCGGTGGCCGCACGTTTCACTGGCTGCCTATTGCTCTTTCGGTCATTGCGACCGACCTCAGTGCGATCACGTACATGGGAAGCCCGGCGCTGGCGTTCGAGAAAGATCTCCGGTACATGCTGGTCGTTTTCACCACTCCGATCGCGGTCCTGGTTACCGTGCCCATCATTGTGACGGTCTTCTACCGCATGCAGATCTTCACGATCTACGAGTATCTGGAGCGCCGCTATGGCATTTTCTTGCGCGTTCTGGCCAGCGTGCTGTTCCTGGCCATGCGCGGCGGATGGCTGGCCACGGCCATTTTCGTGCCCTCCTTGGCGCTTTCCGTGGTGGCAAACGCCAACATGACCGTATGCATCTTCGGGATGGGACTGTTTGCGACCTTCTACGCCGCAGTGGGCGGGTTCAAGGGCGTGATCTGGTGTGACGTGGTCCAGTTCTTTATTCTGGTCGGCGGCGTGATTATCGCGGGCGCCGTTATCCTTATTGACTTCCACGGCGATGTCGCGGGCATTTGGGCCATCGCCGCGGAACAGGGCCGTACGCGGACCTTCGACTTCGATTATCGTCTTGTGGCCGAATACACGTTCTGGAGCGTAATGGCCGGCGGCCTCGTGTCATACATGTCCGCGGCGGGGGCCGACCAGGTTACCGTGCAACGGTACCTTAGCGCCCGCTCGATGAGCGTGGCGCTGAAGAGCGCCGTGGCGCAATCGCTCATCGTTATCCCCGTCGTGGTCCCCATGTTTCTTGTCGGGACGTTTCTGGTCGCCTATTACGCAAAGCATCCGGACATGATGCAGTCGCTGCTCGCCTTGGACCCGGGGAACCCGACCAAGGCCATGGACCGCGTGCTGCCCCACTTCGTGGTAAACGGCCTGCCTGCCGGTATCGGCGGACTCGTGATTGCGGGCATCATGGCGGCAACCATGTCGAGTCTCGACGCCGGAATGAACTCTCTGGCAACGGTTGCCGTGATGGACTACTACAAGCGCTTTTTCCATCGCGATTGGAAGAGTGACCGCCACTATCTGTGGGTGAGCCGCGGCGCGACGGTCTTCTTCGGCGTCTCCGCCACGATAGCGGCGCTCTACGTCGATCAGTTGGGCACCATTATCGAGATCATTGGAAAGATCAGCAGCCTCATTGTCGGCCCTCTGGTGGCCATGTTTTTTCTCGGGGTACTGACCAAACGGGCCAATGAGGTCGGTGTGTTCCTCGGAACTTTGCTCGGCCTGGGTTTCACGGCATGGGTGGCCAATCGCACGCACGTGTTCTGGTCGTGGTATGGCCCTGCCGGGCTCTTGTCCAGCGCCGTTTCGGGTTACGTGTTCAGTCTGGTCTGGAACGCCGTTTCAGGCCGGGCGATGTTCGAGCCGGAGAGCCTTTTTGAGAAATAG
- a CDS encoding sialidase family protein, with protein RIHGMEILKTGLIFRNPIPHVHSVHAYFPSVVSMDNGEMLATAVLGEAFESPNMCTHVFRSTDGGAAWKHEGPLYPGVQGRLVSDASRVTALGGGNLVTFTVRHDRTQHPDEGLTNPETLGFVPTELCLFRSADYGRSWRGPDVFKPPLEGPSFELCCPITVLGDGRWILPTSTWQAWDGYCPNGIRTIALVSEDAGKTWPGYWNVMVDPNGATYFWESKIVELPDGTLLAMAWAYDAAAKEDRPNQYALSCDGGKTWTPPASTGLEGQTLTPMALGGGRILCVYRRIDMPGLWACLAHLQDGAWVTQEQVPLWGAGACGLTGTSANMSQNFNVLRFGAPCLTRTPQGEIFVAFWCYEDCVSVIRWFTLAVAN; from the coding sequence AGAGGATACACGGCATGGAAATCCTGAAGACTGGCCTGATCTTCCGAAATCCAATCCCGCACGTGCACAGTGTCCACGCTTATTTCCCTTCGGTGGTCAGCATGGACAACGGCGAGATGCTGGCAACGGCTGTGTTGGGAGAAGCGTTTGAATCGCCGAATATGTGCACCCATGTGTTCCGCTCCACCGACGGCGGGGCGGCCTGGAAGCATGAGGGCCCCCTTTATCCGGGAGTTCAAGGCCGTCTCGTGTCCGATGCTTCGCGCGTAACGGCGCTTGGCGGCGGAAACCTGGTTACGTTCACCGTTCGGCATGACCGGACCCAGCATCCCGACGAGGGACTTACCAATCCCGAGACCCTCGGTTTTGTCCCGACAGAACTGTGTTTGTTCCGTTCCGCGGACTATGGCCGCTCCTGGAGGGGACCGGACGTGTTCAAGCCGCCTCTGGAAGGGCCGTCGTTCGAGTTGTGCTGCCCGATTACCGTGCTGGGCGATGGACGCTGGATATTGCCCACTTCCACCTGGCAGGCATGGGACGGCTACTGTCCCAACGGGATTCGCACTATCGCGCTGGTTTCGGAAGACGCAGGCAAGACCTGGCCCGGCTACTGGAATGTAATGGTTGATCCAAACGGCGCGACTTACTTCTGGGAGTCGAAGATTGTTGAGTTGCCTGACGGCACGCTGCTCGCCATGGCGTGGGCTTACGATGCCGCGGCAAAAGAAGATCGGCCAAACCAGTATGCCTTAAGCTGCGACGGGGGCAAGACTTGGACCCCGCCGGCATCCACCGGGCTCGAAGGACAGACACTCACGCCCATGGCGCTCGGCGGCGGGCGTATACTCTGCGTCTACCGGCGCATTGACATGCCGGGGCTGTGGGCATGTCTCGCGCACCTGCAAGATGGCGCGTGGGTGACGCAGGAGCAGGTTCCGCTGTGGGGCGCCGGGGCCTGTGGCTTGACAGGAACATCGGCCAATATGTCGCAGAACTTCAATGTGTTGCGATTCGGCGCGCCTTGCCTGACGCGAACCCCCCAGGGAGAAATCTTCGTGGCATTCTGGTGCTACGAAGACTGCGTGAGTGTAATCCGCTGGTTCACGCTCGCCGTGGCGAACTGA